A stretch of the Filimonas lacunae genome encodes the following:
- a CDS encoding magnesium transporter CorA family protein, with protein MIQYFKNINSQTVEIDKPEDGSWVNLVPPFKEEEFIGLGESMDIPIEFLRDSLDIDEKSRYEVADNVRFIVIKTPTENNSFNDSDAYYITIPICIILTHNHIVTVNSFDNGAIKKFLNTFQKRHPDKRNMMVLKIFEKIVQNFMEYLKEMNQKRNQFEQRLYVSNRNEELLNLMRIQKSLVYFVTALRSNELLMMKMERTNFLGLNEEEREFLQDLIVDTSQALEMANTYTNILSSTMDAFASIINNNLNNIMKRLTSITIILSLPALVTSIYGMNVDIPYQHSPHAFYTPVIISIALSVIISGYFMKKKWF; from the coding sequence ATGATTCAATACTTTAAGAATATTAACAGCCAAACGGTTGAGATAGACAAACCAGAAGACGGCTCCTGGGTAAACCTGGTACCTCCTTTCAAAGAAGAGGAGTTTATTGGTTTAGGTGAGTCTATGGATATTCCGATTGAGTTTTTGCGGGATTCGCTGGATATAGATGAAAAGTCGCGGTATGAGGTGGCAGACAATGTACGCTTCATTGTTATCAAAACGCCAACCGAGAATAATTCCTTTAATGATAGTGATGCTTATTACATTACTATCCCTATTTGTATTATCCTTACCCACAACCATATTGTTACAGTAAACTCTTTTGATAACGGAGCCATTAAAAAGTTCCTGAACACTTTTCAAAAGCGCCACCCCGACAAGCGCAATATGATGGTGCTGAAGATATTTGAGAAGATTGTGCAAAACTTCATGGAGTATCTGAAAGAGATGAACCAGAAGCGCAATCAGTTTGAACAACGCTTATATGTAAGCAACCGTAACGAGGAGTTGCTGAACCTGATGCGTATTCAAAAAAGCCTTGTGTACTTTGTAACAGCTCTGCGTAGTAATGAGCTGTTGATGATGAAAATGGAAAGAACCAATTTTCTGGGGCTGAACGAGGAAGAAAGAGAGTTTTTGCAGGATCTGATAGTGGATACCAGCCAGGCGCTTGAGATGGCAAACACTTACACCAACATCCTTAGCAGCACTATGGATGCCTTTGCCAGCATTATCAACAACAACCTCAACAATATCATGAAAAGGCTCACGAGCATTACCATTATATTGTCATTACCCGCGCTGGTAACCAGTATCTACGGTATGAACGTAGACATCCCCTACCAACACTCGCCCCATGCCTTTTACACACCGGTAATTATATCCATAGCCTTGTCGGTAATTATCAGCGGGTATTTTATGAAGAAAAAATGGTTTTAA
- a CDS encoding NUDIX hydrolase, whose product MKFNIRVYGILTDDNHRILLADEFIRGAYITKFPGGGLEFGEGTRDCLKREFQEETGLDVTIGDHIYTTDFYQISAFNNVDQIICIYYFVKSNEPINIVTHTTPFAFTPEQTADKTTECEVFRWINWADLQNETVTLPIDKVVADILKQLPPR is encoded by the coding sequence ATGAAGTTCAACATTAGAGTTTACGGCATTTTAACAGACGACAACCACCGCATATTACTGGCTGATGAATTTATAAGAGGTGCTTATATCACTAAATTTCCCGGTGGTGGACTGGAGTTTGGAGAAGGCACCCGCGACTGTCTGAAACGCGAATTTCAGGAAGAAACCGGCTTAGATGTTACCATTGGTGATCACATTTATACCACCGACTTTTACCAGATATCTGCCTTTAATAATGTAGATCAGATCATCTGTATTTACTACTTCGTGAAATCGAACGAGCCTATTAATATAGTTACCCATACCACTCCGTTTGCTTTCACCCCGGAACAAACAGCCGATAAAACCACCGAGTGCGAAGTCTTCCGCTGGATTAACTGGGCCGATTTACAAAACGAAACAGTAACACTTCCTATAGATAAAGTGGTAGCGGATATTTTGAAGCAATTACCACCACGTTAA
- a CDS encoding queuosine precursor transporter — protein sequence MIHQILKDKPTKLFLGFTAFFVANALIAECIGGKIFSLEKLLHIAPANFTLFGQSNLSFNLTCGVLLWPLEFIMTDIVNEYYGPRAVKRISWTAVLLISYAFLMFFTAIHVPPADFWLGANVKNGIPNMQDAFGGIYGQGMRIIIGSLVAFLISQLVDVAVFHKIKKATGEKHMWLRATGSTLVSQLIDSYIVLFIAFSGVFTWQQILAIGMVNYTYKFIMAIVLTPVIYLAEKRIEKYLGHGTAKQMKLAAMGQQENAGDIPAAG from the coding sequence ATGATCCATCAGATTTTAAAAGATAAGCCCACCAAATTGTTTTTAGGCTTTACAGCCTTCTTTGTGGCCAATGCGTTAATAGCGGAGTGTATAGGCGGTAAAATTTTTTCGCTGGAAAAGCTGTTACATATTGCCCCTGCTAATTTCACCTTGTTTGGTCAAAGTAACCTGTCGTTCAATCTTACCTGTGGCGTGTTATTATGGCCGCTGGAGTTTATTATGACGGATATTGTTAATGAATACTACGGCCCCAGGGCGGTGAAGCGTATTTCGTGGACAGCCGTTCTGTTAATTTCCTATGCGTTTTTGATGTTCTTTACTGCTATTCATGTTCCACCGGCCGATTTTTGGCTGGGCGCCAATGTGAAAAATGGCATACCCAATATGCAGGATGCTTTTGGAGGTATTTACGGGCAGGGTATGCGTATTATTATAGGCAGCCTGGTTGCCTTTCTGATAAGCCAGTTGGTAGATGTGGCCGTGTTTCATAAGATAAAGAAAGCCACCGGCGAAAAACACATGTGGCTGCGTGCTACAGGTTCTACATTGGTGTCTCAACTCATAGACAGCTATATCGTATTGTTTATTGCGTTTTCCGGAGTCTTCACCTGGCAGCAGATACTGGCCATAGGTATGGTAAATTATACTTACAAGTTTATCATGGCTATTGTGTTAACACCTGTTATTTACCTGGCAGAAAAGCGGATAGAGAAGTACCTGGGCCATGGTACTGCCAAACAAATGAAGCTGGCCGCAATGGGCCAACAAGAGAATGCAGGGGATATTCCCGCAGCAGGATAG
- a CDS encoding YfhO family protein — translation MKNFPWKRVVPHLIAIGVFLLVTFIFCRPALEPGKTLNMYDMQLVKGMQQNLTNHVEKDGTSPLWLSSMFGGMPAFVLGVPAPTHLTEWVHKIMTLNLPEPFQYFFLCCICFYIFCMCIGVRPYLAIGGALAFAFASYVPIIISAGHITKVWALAYSPALLGGALMVYNKKYLWGFLLTALFTMQEIGRNHQQISYYTFLIMGIATIAYIVKWVKEKDLKHAFKAIALVAIAGTLGVLTNAVNLFTTYDYAKHSKRGGQLILPERNKETADSKTTKEGFTKGLSREYAYQWSYGKLETFTLMFPGVMGYGARGGELNENSHIAKVLEEKANYPSDQAGDFAKSFSGALYWGDQPFTDGTVYLGAVVCFLFIFGLVYVKSIHKWWILGASILAIILSWGHNFPAFNNFAFDYFPFYNKFRAPTMILVIPQLLFPVLGVMAVQQLLDSTESKAELFKQWKVTCIATGAVFALALFMYMSLDFKNENTQRTAEFNKIISSNSPTAQQQLQALNEKYPAQTDNRMYENLVYQSKGNTEMAQAIVKALHQDRAATFGKDIMRSLLFILPVALLMGLFIQQRISANILLAAIGICIITDLFSIDQRYLGEDSYVDADQLSNQNFSKSEADATILEDKEPDFRVLNLASGKDPYQESLTSYYHNSIGGYSPAKIGAYDDLITYQLAGQPNVQVINMLNTKYVIQNNPQTNKPVAQLNPGRLGNAWIVKAVKFVDGPANEMRALDHFDAKDTAIVQDTYKSLIPQNLTYDSTATIKLVKFDNDSLSYETNATTPQVAVLSEIYYEAGWNMYIDGKKTDYFKTNYVLRGMVVPQGKHTVEFKFEPLSHKYSYAVAKFSNIIIVLVFLGIVGSAIVKKRKATA, via the coding sequence ATGAAGAATTTTCCATGGAAGCGGGTGGTGCCTCACCTCATTGCTATAGGCGTTTTCCTGCTGGTTACCTTTATTTTTTGCAGGCCGGCATTAGAGCCAGGCAAAACCCTGAACATGTATGATATGCAGCTGGTGAAGGGGATGCAGCAAAACTTAACCAATCACGTAGAAAAAGACGGCACATCTCCCCTGTGGTTGAGCAGCATGTTTGGTGGCATGCCGGCTTTTGTGTTAGGCGTTCCTGCTCCTACGCATCTTACAGAGTGGGTACATAAAATAATGACATTGAACCTGCCTGAGCCCTTCCAGTACTTTTTTCTTTGCTGTATCTGTTTCTATATATTTTGTATGTGCATAGGCGTAAGGCCTTACCTGGCCATTGGCGGCGCACTGGCATTTGCCTTTGCATCCTATGTGCCTATTATCATTTCTGCAGGTCACATCACCAAAGTATGGGCATTAGCTTACAGCCCTGCCCTGCTCGGTGGCGCACTGATGGTGTATAACAAAAAATACCTGTGGGGCTTTTTATTAACTGCCCTGTTTACCATGCAGGAAATTGGCCGTAACCACCAGCAGATAAGCTACTATACCTTCCTGATAATGGGCATTGCTACAATTGCTTATATAGTGAAGTGGGTAAAAGAAAAAGACCTGAAACATGCTTTTAAAGCAATAGCATTAGTAGCAATAGCCGGTACACTGGGTGTATTAACCAACGCAGTAAACCTGTTCACTACTTACGATTATGCCAAACATTCTAAACGTGGTGGTCAGCTGATTTTACCGGAAAGGAATAAAGAAACTGCTGATTCAAAAACTACCAAAGAAGGTTTTACCAAAGGTTTATCGCGCGAGTACGCTTACCAGTGGAGCTACGGCAAACTGGAAACCTTTACCTTAATGTTTCCCGGCGTAATGGGCTACGGCGCACGAGGCGGCGAACTGAATGAAAATTCACATATAGCTAAAGTTTTAGAAGAAAAAGCCAATTACCCTTCAGACCAGGCGGGGGACTTTGCGAAGTCTTTCTCCGGTGCTTTATACTGGGGCGATCAGCCTTTTACCGATGGCACCGTTTACCTGGGTGCAGTAGTATGTTTCCTGTTCATATTTGGATTGGTATACGTAAAAAGCATTCACAAATGGTGGATACTGGGCGCTTCTATACTAGCCATCATCTTATCGTGGGGACACAACTTCCCGGCCTTCAACAATTTTGCGTTTGACTACTTCCCATTCTATAATAAGTTCAGGGCACCTACCATGATATTGGTAATTCCGCAGTTACTATTCCCGGTTCTGGGTGTAATGGCTGTGCAGCAACTACTGGACTCTACGGAAAGTAAAGCGGAATTATTCAAGCAATGGAAAGTTACCTGTATAGCTACCGGTGCCGTGTTTGCACTGGCGTTGTTCATGTATATGTCGCTCGACTTTAAAAACGAGAACACACAAAGAACAGCTGAGTTTAACAAGATCATTTCCTCTAACAGCCCTACTGCTCAACAGCAATTACAGGCGCTGAACGAAAAATATCCTGCGCAAACAGACAACAGGATGTATGAAAACCTGGTATATCAAAGCAAAGGTAATACGGAAATGGCGCAGGCTATTGTAAAGGCTTTACACCAGGACAGGGCCGCCACTTTTGGAAAAGACATCATGCGTTCACTTCTGTTTATCCTGCCTGTGGCTTTACTAATGGGCCTGTTTATCCAGCAAAGAATATCTGCCAATATCTTACTGGCTGCTATAGGTATCTGTATCATCACCGACCTGTTTTCTATAGACCAGCGTTACCTGGGTGAGGACAGCTATGTAGATGCCGACCAGCTGTCGAATCAAAACTTCAGTAAATCAGAAGCAGATGCTACCATCCTGGAAGATAAAGAACCAGACTTCCGGGTGTTAAACCTGGCTTCTGGTAAAGATCCTTACCAGGAATCACTTACATCTTACTACCACAACTCTATTGGCGGTTATAGCCCTGCTAAAATTGGTGCTTATGATGACCTGATCACTTACCAGCTGGCAGGTCAACCCAATGTACAGGTAATTAACATGCTGAATACTAAATACGTTATTCAGAACAATCCACAAACCAACAAGCCGGTAGCTCAATTAAACCCGGGCCGTTTAGGCAATGCCTGGATTGTAAAGGCAGTGAAATTTGTAGATGGACCAGCCAATGAAATGAGGGCGTTAGATCATTTTGATGCCAAAGACACAGCAATTGTACAGGATACTTACAAATCGCTGATTCCTCAAAATCTCACTTACGATTCAACCGCTACCATTAAACTGGTGAAGTTTGATAACGACTCGTTAAGCTACGAAACCAATGCAACAACACCACAGGTGGCTGTGTTAAGTGAAATCTACTACGAAGCAGGCTGGAACATGTATATTGATGGTAAGAAAACAGACTATTTCAAAACCAACTACGTGTTACGCGGTATGGTGGTGCCACAAGGCAAGCATACAGTAGAGTTTAAGTTTGAGCCACTGTCGCACAAATACTCTTACGCTGTTGCTAAATTCTCTAACATCATCATTGTATTGGTGTTCCTGGGAATAGTAGGAAGCGCTATCGTTAAAAAAAGAAAAGCTACTGCATAA
- a CDS encoding glycosyltransferase family 2 protein, giving the protein MSKPIISVITVVYNGAATLEQTIASVKAQTYSAIEYIVVDGGSKDNTVAIIESHTDIVSHWISEKDKGLYDAMNKGMAMATGEYVFFLNADDAFFAPDVLEKMMQAGGNADVIYGDVMVMDGEGKDIGLRSEVTPHQLPAVLTWKSLQYGMVVSHQAFLVKRAVAATYDLQYKIASDIDWMITTLKQAATTVNAGVIVAKFRTGGTSKERQQQAWKERYAILSKHYGAVANFIRHLFIAIRYIIKKPFSKPI; this is encoded by the coding sequence ATGAGCAAGCCAATAATATCAGTGATCACAGTAGTGTATAATGGCGCAGCAACGCTGGAGCAAACTATTGCCAGCGTAAAAGCACAAACTTACAGTGCTATAGAATATATAGTGGTGGATGGTGGTTCAAAAGACAATACTGTTGCTATTATCGAAAGCCATACAGATATAGTAAGCCACTGGATCAGTGAAAAAGATAAGGGACTGTACGATGCTATGAACAAAGGCATGGCAATGGCCACAGGGGAGTATGTTTTCTTTTTAAACGCTGATGATGCTTTTTTCGCACCCGATGTATTGGAGAAGATGATGCAGGCAGGTGGTAATGCAGATGTGATATATGGTGATGTAATGGTGATGGATGGCGAAGGGAAAGACATTGGATTGCGTTCAGAAGTAACCCCGCATCAATTACCGGCTGTGCTTACCTGGAAGAGTTTACAATATGGAATGGTGGTGTCGCACCAGGCATTCCTGGTGAAGCGTGCCGTTGCAGCTACTTACGATTTACAATATAAAATAGCTTCTGATATTGACTGGATGATTACTACTTTAAAGCAGGCTGCTACAACGGTGAATGCTGGTGTGATTGTAGCTAAATTCAGAACAGGCGGTACTTCCAAAGAGCGGCAGCAACAAGCCTGGAAAGAGCGGTATGCTATCCTAAGCAAACATTATGGCGCTGTGGCTAACTTTATCAGGCACCTGTTTATAGCGATACGTTATATCATTAAAAAACCCTTTTCAAAGCCTATTTAA
- a CDS encoding glycosyltransferase family 4 protein → MKILFDSQAFDMQRYGGVSRLYASLFEGLNNTKENLEYTIPIGQTNNAYLLSMPQFADEKYRVTGLAAVKDFKGKKALVKLLGKVDPNSSYSKVVRELKKQEFDIFHPTYYNPYFLKYLGKKPYVLTVYDMIHELYPQYFKVDRAAAFKKKVIPPATRIIAISEHTKQDLMRLYHIPEDRVDVVHLGNSLQPVTEMPSGMPALPERYVLYVGSRAKYKNFEGFMKAVIPLLKADKSLHVIAAGGYSVNNNFSGDELAWFAKEGISEQLTQMSINDQKLAYLYQNALCFVFPSLYEGFGIPALESFACCCPAVLSTASSLPEVGGEAALYADPHNEEELRHQIASLINDQALRETMVAKGKERLKLFSWEQAAAKTIEIYKRIQ, encoded by the coding sequence ATGAAAATTTTATTCGATAGCCAGGCTTTTGATATGCAGCGTTACGGCGGAGTTTCGCGCTTGTATGCTTCTCTTTTTGAGGGATTGAACAATACGAAAGAAAATCTTGAATATACTATACCTATTGGCCAAACAAATAATGCTTATTTATTAAGCATGCCGCAGTTTGCGGATGAAAAGTACCGGGTAACCGGGCTGGCGGCCGTAAAAGATTTCAAGGGTAAGAAGGCTTTGGTAAAATTACTGGGCAAGGTAGATCCTAACAGTAGTTATAGCAAAGTAGTACGTGAGCTGAAAAAGCAGGAGTTTGATATTTTTCATCCCACTTACTATAACCCCTACTTCTTAAAATACCTGGGCAAAAAGCCGTATGTGTTAACCGTATACGATATGATACATGAACTGTATCCGCAGTACTTTAAGGTAGACAGGGCGGCTGCTTTTAAGAAAAAGGTAATCCCTCCGGCTACACGCATTATTGCCATATCAGAACATACCAAGCAGGATCTGATGCGGTTGTATCATATTCCGGAAGACAGGGTGGATGTAGTACATCTGGGTAACTCGCTGCAGCCGGTAACGGAAATGCCTTCGGGCATGCCTGCTTTGCCCGAACGATATGTGTTATATGTTGGCTCCCGGGCTAAATATAAAAACTTTGAAGGCTTTATGAAGGCGGTTATTCCATTGCTGAAAGCTGATAAAAGCCTGCATGTGATTGCTGCCGGTGGTTATTCTGTCAACAATAATTTTTCGGGTGATGAGCTGGCCTGGTTTGCCAAAGAAGGCATCAGCGAGCAGCTGACGCAGATGAGCATTAACGATCAGAAGCTGGCTTACCTGTACCAGAATGCTTTGTGCTTTGTATTCCCCTCTTTATATGAAGGTTTTGGCATTCCGGCACTGGAATCATTTGCCTGTTGTTGCCCGGCTGTATTGTCTACCGCTTCTTCCTTACCCGAAGTGGGAGGGGAGGCGGCTTTATATGCTGATCCGCATAATGAAGAAGAGTTGCGCCACCAGATAGCATCGCTTATTAATGACCAGGCACTTAGGGAAACCATGGTTGCCAAAGGTAAAGAGCGTTTAAAGCTATTCTCGTGGGAGCAGGCAGCGGCTAAAACCATTGAAATTTATAAACGCATACAATAG
- a CDS encoding glycosyltransferase family 2 protein: protein MNRKYSIIIPTYNSLRFIKPCVESVLAQELDSFDLHIVDSGSTDATLQWIEGLNDSRIHIYTTASRLGIEANWGRIKDIQRNEFMTILGHDDVLDANYLSVMDALIQKHPQASLYQAHFRFINENSEVTGSCKPMDEVQYAPEYMGVNMAGTFDSMATGYMMRSADYDRLGGIPFFPDLIFSDLVLWYQLTAISYKATALAECFSYRNHQSVSRVSIKSIDALEQFVQYIATAIQQDAALRAEVNRHGLRYLHWLCKGLSHRLLRVPYAERNRLNVKTFVEKCRNYARLWQPDIDYNPYKDKSVRLAAIIDSNVVLRKLFYNIRKMYNKPFN from the coding sequence GTGAACAGGAAATACAGCATCATTATACCAACTTATAACAGTTTGCGTTTTATTAAACCTTGTGTGGAAAGTGTGCTTGCACAAGAGCTGGATTCCTTTGATTTACATATTGTGGATAGTGGTAGTACGGATGCTACCCTGCAATGGATTGAAGGGCTGAACGATAGCAGAATTCATATTTACACCACCGCTTCCCGCCTGGGTATTGAAGCCAACTGGGGCAGGATAAAAGATATACAACGCAATGAATTCATGACCATACTGGGGCATGATGATGTGCTGGATGCTAATTATTTGTCGGTAATGGATGCACTGATTCAAAAACATCCCCAGGCCAGTTTGTACCAGGCGCATTTTCGCTTTATTAATGAAAATAGTGAGGTTACAGGTTCTTGTAAGCCTATGGATGAAGTGCAATATGCGCCGGAATATATGGGCGTTAACATGGCCGGCACCTTTGATTCTATGGCTACCGGCTATATGATGCGCTCAGCCGATTATGATAGACTGGGGGGGATTCCTTTTTTCCCCGATCTTATTTTCTCCGATCTCGTACTCTGGTATCAGTTAACCGCAATCAGTTATAAAGCCACAGCATTAGCAGAATGTTTCTCGTACCGGAACCATCAAAGTGTATCCCGGGTTTCTATTAAGAGTATAGACGCACTGGAACAGTTTGTACAATATATAGCCACTGCTATACAGCAGGATGCAGCTTTGCGGGCAGAAGTAAACAGGCATGGCCTGCGTTACCTTCACTGGCTTTGTAAAGGTTTGTCTCACCGGTTACTAAGGGTGCCTTATGCGGAAAGAAACCGGTTGAATGTAAAAACGTTTGTGGAAAAGTGCCGGAATTATGCCCGTTTGTGGCAGCCGGATATTGATTACAATCCTTATAAAGACAAAAGTGTTCGCCTGGCTGCCATTATAGATAGTAATGTAGTACTGCGGAAATTGTTTTACAACATCAGAAAGATGTATAATAAACCATTTAATTAA
- a CDS encoding glycosyltransferase family 2 protein: MAAAPLISVITVVYNGARHIKNCIDNVQQQGFRNFEHLIVDGCSTDATVAIAKEQEGLYSNLRVISEPDKGVYDAMNKGIAYSKGQWLFFLGCDDYFYSNNALEGIAGQLLVQPVLQPVIVYGNVWHEKLARIYNGETSVETLLKSNICHQAMFFNRAVYDTMGLHQLRFKQQADYDFNLRCWLSGKVKTVFVPVTVAFFADGGISAAGEDPALYNEMPELCIQYLLSGEHTAGDKMNILAKIYRKTMLRYGAGRVIKNLLVFRYSGYRLLALAVFVLSIPYYWILKQSQKK, from the coding sequence ATGGCTGCTGCTCCTCTCATTTCTGTAATTACCGTAGTATATAATGGAGCACGCCATATAAAAAACTGCATTGATAACGTACAGCAACAGGGATTCCGCAATTTTGAACATCTGATTGTGGATGGCTGTTCCACCGATGCTACTGTTGCTATTGCAAAAGAGCAGGAGGGGCTGTATTCCAACCTTCGTGTAATAAGTGAGCCTGATAAAGGTGTGTACGATGCCATGAACAAGGGCATTGCTTACAGCAAAGGACAATGGCTCTTTTTTCTGGGGTGCGATGATTATTTCTATTCCAATAATGCACTGGAAGGCATAGCGGGCCAGCTATTGGTTCAACCTGTGCTGCAGCCTGTGATTGTATATGGTAATGTATGGCACGAAAAACTGGCCCGGATATACAACGGGGAAACATCTGTAGAAACCTTGCTGAAATCGAATATATGCCACCAGGCTATGTTTTTTAACAGGGCTGTATACGATACTATGGGACTGCATCAACTGCGCTTTAAGCAACAGGCGGATTATGATTTTAATTTGCGTTGCTGGCTAAGCGGTAAAGTGAAAACTGTATTTGTGCCGGTAACGGTAGCTTTTTTTGCGGATGGTGGTATTAGTGCTGCCGGGGAAGACCCCGCATTGTATAATGAAATGCCGGAGCTGTGTATTCAATACCTGTTAAGTGGTGAGCATACTGCTGGTGATAAAATGAATATCCTGGCTAAAATATACCGCAAAACCATGCTGCGATATGGCGCAGGCAGGGTAATTAAAAATTTGCTGGTGTTTCGTTATTCAGGATACCGGTTACTGGCGTTGGCTGTCTTTGTGCTGTCCATCCCTTATTACTGGATTCTCAAACAAAGTCAAAAGAAGTAA
- a CDS encoding FkbM family methyltransferase: MRTLIRSFLQKFGYDITKYVPPYVPGVLDQKALEGEFKWLQDQQFKSIVDIGSNEGQFLEKARILFPEATIHAFEPLPGAFQKLQSNFSTDKNIRFYNLGLGDTKGQLEFHQNEYTPSSSFLSMEATHHANFDYAVDTQKITVDIDLLDNVLGNGQLSQPLLVKIDVQGFEDKVINGATRVLAQASMVICELSFTRLYQNQPLFDDVYKKLTSMGFLYAGNMEQLHSTQNNGVLQADGIFIKK; encoded by the coding sequence ATGCGCACACTCATCAGGTCCTTTTTACAAAAATTTGGTTACGATATTACTAAATATGTACCTCCCTATGTTCCCGGCGTTTTAGACCAAAAGGCCCTGGAAGGTGAATTTAAATGGCTGCAGGATCAGCAATTTAAATCCATTGTTGATATCGGTTCTAACGAAGGACAGTTTTTGGAAAAAGCGCGTATCCTGTTTCCCGAGGCTACTATCCATGCTTTTGAACCATTGCCGGGTGCATTCCAGAAATTACAGTCCAATTTCTCCACTGATAAAAACATCCGGTTCTATAACCTGGGTTTAGGAGATACCAAAGGACAACTGGAATTTCACCAGAATGAGTACACGCCGTCTTCTTCCTTTTTAAGCATGGAAGCTACGCACCATGCCAATTTTGACTATGCGGTAGATACCCAAAAGATAACGGTTGATATTGATTTGCTGGATAACGTATTGGGTAATGGCCAGTTGTCACAGCCTTTGCTGGTGAAGATAGATGTGCAGGGTTTTGAAGATAAAGTGATCAATGGTGCTACGCGTGTGCTTGCACAGGCGTCCATGGTGATATGTGAACTGTCGTTTACCCGTTTGTATCAGAATCAGCCTTTGTTTGATGATGTATATAAGAAGCTGACGTCGATGGGGTTTTTGTATGCCGGTAACATGGAACAATTGCACAGCACTCAAAACAATGGAGTGTTACAGGCAGATGGCATTTTTATTAAAAAGTAA